In the Streptomyces fradiae ATCC 10745 = DSM 40063 genome, one interval contains:
- a CDS encoding coiled-coil domain-containing protein: protein MPRGRHRHSPPLHRLLPPSAVAGASVLCAAGAWLLADPLGLRLLVAAAAAAAVTGAVLMRSWDRAAGRRVAELTRARAGDQWKTEERIADLEADLEEARELRAKLDAKLRAKRVELAGLRNEHAELLRRYATAETQRASALEGRRRLALGATAPGARGTGGTAGAPAGGAPASGGAPAVTSAAPAKEDYLRAARALDSLARNAAEQKARRSAEPSAGRPADRPADRPAGPVAGVPGAPAGAIGPAGSPAGTAGSSAGAAPGLTGPVSGTAGPTGPTGPTAGATGTSALAMRPVPAAATIVPYAARRRPVPRPSGSFDFFGTRKAAPAPGGDTPGGDKKKPAAIEAAVQDEDLADVVGEEALAEAGPAGREAAGRAVGEVIDLTAHDETEQLDVAGLRDAVGS, encoded by the coding sequence ATGCCACGTGGACGCCACCGCCATTCCCCACCCCTGCACCGGCTGCTCCCGCCCTCCGCGGTGGCCGGCGCGTCCGTCCTGTGCGCGGCGGGCGCCTGGCTCCTCGCCGATCCGCTGGGGCTGCGTCTGCTCGTCGCCGCGGCGGCGGCCGCCGCGGTCACGGGAGCGGTCCTCATGCGCTCCTGGGACCGCGCGGCCGGCCGGCGGGTCGCCGAGCTGACCCGCGCCAGGGCCGGCGACCAGTGGAAGACCGAGGAGCGCATAGCCGATCTGGAGGCCGACCTCGAGGAGGCCCGCGAGCTGCGTGCCAAGCTGGACGCGAAGCTGCGCGCCAAGCGGGTCGAGCTCGCGGGGCTGCGCAACGAGCACGCGGAGCTGCTGCGCCGGTACGCCACCGCCGAGACCCAGCGCGCCAGCGCGCTGGAGGGCCGCCGCCGGCTGGCGCTGGGCGCCACCGCCCCGGGGGCTCGCGGCACGGGCGGTACGGCCGGCGCTCCGGCGGGCGGCGCTCCGGCGTCCGGCGGGGCGCCCGCGGTCACGTCCGCCGCGCCGGCCAAGGAGGACTACCTGCGCGCGGCGCGGGCCCTCGACAGCCTCGCGCGCAACGCCGCGGAGCAGAAGGCCCGCCGCTCCGCCGAGCCGTCGGCCGGTCGTCCCGCCGATCGACCCGCCGATCGCCCGGCCGGTCCCGTGGCCGGGGTGCCGGGTGCTCCTGCCGGGGCGATCGGTCCGGCCGGTTCGCCCGCCGGCACGGCCGGGTCCTCCGCCGGCGCGGCACCCGGCCTCACCGGCCCGGTGTCCGGTACCGCCGGGCCCACCGGGCCCACCGGTCCCACCGCCGGGGCGACCGGCACGTCCGCCCTCGCGATGCGCCCCGTCCCGGCGGCGGCCACCATCGTCCCGTACGCCGCCCGGCGCCGCCCCGTCCCGCGCCCCTCGGGCAGCTTCGACTTCTTCGGCACGCGGAAGGCGGCCCCCGCGCCGGGCGGTGACACGCCGGGCGGTGACAAGAAGAAGCCCGCCGCGATCGAGGCGGCCGTCCAGGACGAGGACCTGGCGGACGTCGTCGGCGAGGAGGCCCTCGCCGAGGCCGGCCCGGCCGGCCGGGAGGCGGCGGGGCGGGCGGTCGGCGAGGTCATCGACCTCACCGCGCACGACGAGACCGAGCAGCTCGACGTGGCCGGGCTGCGCGACGCGGTCGGCTCGTAG
- a CDS encoding NADH-quinone oxidoreductase subunit D: MTETTQPRETTVGIGGAAESTDMVLNIGPQHPSTHGVLRLRLVLDGEVIRHAEPVIGYMHRGAEKLFEARDYRQIIMLANRHDWLSAFSNELGVVLAVERMLGMEVPERAVWTRTLLAELNRVLNHLMFLGSYPLELGGITPIFHAFREREDLQHILEEVSGGRIHYMFNRVGGLKEDLPAGWLGRTRETVAAVRSRMDVYDRLVLGNEIFRGRTRGVGVLSPEAAHAYGVSGPIARASGVDFDLRRDEPYLAYGELQDTLKVVTRREGDCLARFECLLEQTHNALDLADACLDRIAELPPGPVNQRLPKVLKAPEGHTYAWTENPLGVNGYYLVSKGDKTPYRLKLRSASYNNIQVLSELLPGTLVSDMVAILGSFFFVVGDIDK; this comes from the coding sequence ATGACGGAGACCACCCAGCCCAGGGAGACCACGGTCGGCATCGGCGGTGCCGCGGAGAGCACCGACATGGTGCTGAACATCGGCCCCCAGCACCCCTCGACGCACGGTGTGCTCCGCCTCCGCCTGGTCCTCGACGGCGAGGTGATCCGCCACGCCGAGCCGGTGATCGGCTACATGCACCGCGGCGCCGAGAAGCTGTTCGAGGCACGCGACTACCGGCAGATCATCATGCTGGCCAACCGCCACGACTGGCTGTCGGCGTTCTCCAACGAGCTGGGCGTCGTCCTCGCCGTCGAGCGGATGCTCGGCATGGAGGTCCCGGAGCGTGCCGTGTGGACGCGGACCCTCCTCGCGGAGCTGAACCGGGTCCTCAACCACCTGATGTTCCTCGGCTCGTACCCGCTGGAGCTGGGCGGCATCACGCCGATCTTCCACGCCTTCCGGGAGCGCGAGGACCTCCAGCACATCCTGGAGGAGGTCTCCGGCGGCCGCATCCACTACATGTTCAACCGGGTCGGCGGGCTGAAGGAGGACCTCCCGGCGGGCTGGCTGGGCAGGACCCGCGAGACCGTCGCCGCCGTCCGCTCCCGGATGGACGTGTACGACCGGCTGGTCCTCGGCAACGAGATCTTCCGCGGCCGGACCCGCGGCGTCGGCGTGCTGAGCCCCGAGGCGGCGCACGCGTACGGGGTGAGCGGCCCCATCGCCCGGGCCTCCGGCGTCGACTTCGACCTGCGCCGCGACGAGCCGTACCTCGCCTACGGAGAGCTCCAGGACACCCTGAAGGTCGTCACCCGGCGGGAGGGCGACTGCCTCGCGCGGTTCGAGTGCCTGCTGGAGCAGACGCACAACGCGCTCGACCTCGCCGACGCGTGCCTGGACCGGATCGCCGAGCTGCCCCCCGGCCCGGTCAACCAGCGGCTGCCGAAGGTCCTCAAGGCCCCGGAGGGCCACACGTACGCGTGGACGGAGAACCCGCTCGGCGTCAACGGCTACTACCTGGTGTCCAAGGGCGACAAGACCCCGTACCGGCTGAAGCTGCGCTCCGCCTCCTACAACAACATCCAGGTGCTGTCGGAGCTGCTGCCCGGGACGCTGGTCTCGGACATGGTGGCGATCCTCGGCTCGTTCTTCTTCGTCGTCGGCGACATCGACAAGTAG
- a CDS encoding SAM-dependent methyltransferase: MYGPGGFYLRPEGPAGHFRTSVHASRLYAGAVARLLVRVAGELRAAGDLDEVVFVDMGAGRGELVTGVLAALDASAAPGAGGGATGTGVPAGGPGTTHGPGGAGPGAGPGGARPEPGRLPEGVRLRAYAVERAPRPAGLDPRVEWVAEPPAGVRGLLFANEWLDNVPVEVAQVDDDGTPRYVEVRRDGAERLGPPVRGADAGWLDRWWPLRGPGARAEIGRPRDEAWAAAAGTVAAGLAVAVDYAHTAGARPPYGTLTGFRDGREVPPVPDGTRDLTSHVALDACAAAASGPAELLSQRDALRRLGVSGQRPPLALASSDPAAYVRALAGAGEAAELTARGGLGDFTWLLQGRPAGGY, encoded by the coding sequence CTGTACGGGCCGGGCGGCTTCTACCTGCGCCCCGAGGGCCCCGCCGGCCACTTCCGCACCTCCGTCCACGCTTCGCGTCTGTACGCCGGTGCCGTCGCCCGGCTCCTGGTCCGGGTCGCCGGCGAGCTGCGGGCCGCCGGGGACCTGGACGAGGTGGTGTTCGTCGACATGGGCGCGGGGCGCGGCGAGCTGGTGACCGGCGTGCTGGCCGCCCTCGACGCGTCGGCCGCGCCCGGTGCGGGGGGCGGCGCCACGGGCACCGGGGTCCCGGCGGGCGGTCCGGGCACCACACACGGGCCGGGCGGCGCCGGGCCGGGCGCCGGGCCGGGCGGCGCCCGGCCGGAGCCCGGCAGGCTTCCGGAAGGCGTGCGCCTGCGGGCGTACGCCGTGGAGCGCGCGCCCCGGCCCGCGGGCCTCGACCCGCGCGTCGAGTGGGTCGCCGAGCCGCCCGCCGGGGTGCGCGGCCTGCTGTTCGCCAACGAGTGGCTGGACAACGTCCCCGTCGAGGTCGCCCAGGTGGACGACGACGGCACGCCCCGGTACGTGGAGGTCCGCCGGGACGGCGCCGAACGGCTCGGCCCACCGGTCCGCGGGGCGGACGCCGGGTGGCTCGACCGCTGGTGGCCGCTGCGCGGGCCGGGCGCCCGCGCCGAGATCGGCCGCCCCCGCGACGAGGCGTGGGCGGCGGCGGCCGGCACCGTGGCGGCCGGGCTGGCGGTCGCGGTCGACTACGCGCACACGGCGGGCGCACGGCCCCCCTACGGCACGCTCACCGGCTTCCGGGACGGCCGGGAGGTCCCGCCCGTCCCGGACGGCACCCGCGACCTCACCTCCCACGTGGCGCTGGACGCGTGCGCCGCCGCCGCGTCCGGCCCGGCCGAGCTGCTGTCGCAGCGGGACGCCCTGCGGCGGCTCGGCGTGTCCGGGCAGCGCCCGCCGCTCGCGCTGGCCTCCTCCGATCCGGCCGCCTACGTACGGGCCCTCGCCGGCGCCGGGGAGGCCGCCGAGCTGACCGCGCGGGGCGGCCTGGGCGACTTCACCTGGCTGCTCCAGGGGCGGCCCGCCGGGGGATACTGA
- a CDS encoding sensor histidine kinase, with product MQRLYDFLRRHPTGVDSFWAVMLSGFSALWVGTVPEDGPHRGVAVVIVLLFGLVVALRRRVPEVMLLLAVALGCAQLVVGLQPNPADFAMLVIIYTVAAHDGPRWASRLALVGGACAATISQLRWPLEGVSTPGQVFFTVVMSVPFVLAWVLGDSMRTRRAYLAQLEERTDRLEREREAQAKVAVAAERARIARELHDVVAHNVSVMVVQADGAAYVLDSSPEQARQALETISSTGRQALAEMRRLLGILRTGEPEEAGEYVPQPDVQQIEDLVEQVRTAGLPVEFTVEGTPRRLPSGVELTAYRIVQEALTNTRKHGGPDAGAKVRLTYFDDGLGLLVEDDGRGAAQEMYVDGGADGRGHGLIGMRERVGMVGGTLDAGPRPGGGFRISALLPLQPAR from the coding sequence GTGCAGCGCCTCTACGACTTCCTCCGCAGACACCCGACGGGCGTCGACAGCTTCTGGGCGGTGATGCTCTCCGGGTTCTCCGCCCTGTGGGTGGGCACGGTCCCGGAGGACGGGCCGCACCGGGGGGTCGCCGTCGTCATCGTCCTGCTGTTCGGGCTGGTCGTGGCGTTGCGGCGGCGCGTGCCCGAGGTGATGCTGCTGCTGGCGGTGGCCCTCGGCTGCGCCCAGCTCGTGGTGGGGCTGCAGCCCAACCCGGCCGACTTCGCGATGCTGGTGATCATCTACACGGTCGCCGCCCACGACGGGCCGCGCTGGGCGTCGCGGCTCGCGCTGGTCGGCGGGGCGTGCGCGGCGACGATCTCGCAGCTGCGGTGGCCGCTGGAGGGGGTCTCCACGCCGGGCCAGGTGTTCTTCACGGTCGTGATGTCGGTGCCGTTCGTGCTGGCCTGGGTGCTCGGTGACTCGATGCGCACCCGCCGGGCGTACCTGGCCCAGCTGGAGGAGCGCACCGACCGGCTGGAGCGGGAGCGGGAGGCGCAGGCGAAGGTGGCGGTGGCCGCCGAGCGGGCCCGTATCGCGCGGGAGCTGCACGACGTGGTCGCCCACAACGTGTCCGTCATGGTCGTCCAGGCGGACGGCGCCGCGTACGTCCTGGACAGCTCGCCCGAGCAGGCGCGGCAGGCGCTGGAGACCATCTCCTCCACCGGGCGGCAGGCCCTCGCGGAGATGCGGAGGCTGCTCGGCATCCTGCGCACCGGCGAGCCGGAGGAGGCGGGGGAGTACGTGCCACAGCCCGACGTGCAGCAGATCGAGGACCTCGTGGAGCAGGTCCGCACGGCCGGCCTGCCCGTCGAGTTCACCGTGGAGGGCACCCCGCGCCGGCTGCCCAGCGGGGTCGAGCTCACCGCGTACCGCATCGTGCAGGAGGCGCTGACCAACACCCGCAAGCACGGCGGCCCCGACGCCGGGGCCAAGGTGCGGCTGACGTACTTCGACGACGGACTCGGCCTGCTGGTCGAGGACGACGGCCGGGGCGCCGCGCAGGAGATGTACGTCGACGGCGGCGCCGACGGCAGGGGTCACGGCCTGATCGGCATGCGCGAGCGGGTCGGCATGGTCGGCGGCACCCTGGACGCCGGCCCGCGCCCGGGCGGCGGCTTCCGGATCAGCGCCCTCCTCCCCCTGCAACCCGCCCGCTAG
- a CDS encoding response regulator transcription factor has protein sequence MTIRLMLVDDQVLLRTGFRMVLAAQPDMEVVAEAGDGVEALQALKTTPVDVVLMDVRMPKLDGVEATRRICAEPGAPRVLILTTFDLDEYAFSGLKAGASGFMLKDVPPGELLAAIRAVHSGDAVVAPSTTRRLLDRFSPMLPSGGGRQSEHKAVSRLTDREREVMLLVAQGLSNGEIAARLVLSEATVKTHVGRILTKLELRDRVQVVVLAYETGLVRAGGGSLS, from the coding sequence ATGACCATCCGGCTGATGCTCGTCGACGATCAGGTGCTGCTGCGCACCGGCTTCCGCATGGTGCTCGCCGCCCAGCCGGACATGGAGGTGGTGGCGGAGGCCGGCGACGGGGTGGAGGCGCTCCAGGCGCTCAAGACCACGCCGGTCGACGTGGTGCTCATGGACGTCCGCATGCCGAAGCTCGACGGGGTGGAGGCCACCCGGCGCATCTGCGCCGAGCCGGGCGCGCCCCGCGTCCTCATCCTCACCACCTTCGACCTGGACGAGTACGCCTTCTCGGGGCTGAAGGCGGGCGCCAGCGGCTTCATGCTCAAGGACGTGCCGCCCGGCGAGCTGCTCGCCGCGATCCGCGCCGTCCACAGCGGCGACGCGGTGGTGGCGCCCTCCACGACGCGCCGCCTGCTGGACCGGTTCTCGCCGATGCTGCCCAGTGGCGGCGGCAGGCAGTCCGAGCACAAGGCGGTCTCCCGCCTCACCGACCGGGAGCGGGAGGTCATGCTCCTCGTCGCCCAGGGGCTGTCGAACGGCGAGATCGCCGCCCGCCTCGTCCTCTCCGAGGCGACCGTGAAGACCCACGTGGGCCGCATCCTCACCAAACTGGAGCTCCGCGACCGCGTCCAGGTCGTCGTCCTCGCCTACGAGACCGGCCTGGTCCGCGCCGGCGGGGGGAGCCTGTCCTGA
- a CDS encoding AAA family ATPase: MLLWLNGPFGGGKTQTAHELHRRLPGSVVCDPEEVGFGLHRMTPPPLRADFQDLRSWRQGVHEVLDLVLRRHGTGPVIAPMTLVDPGYFAEIVGRLRDDGHEVHHFALLAGRDTVLRRLAERGLGRGLKRESFAVARLDHCLERLSRPEFAHHLHTDRMTVPQVADAVAAHAGLRPLPDTYGPLRHRLHRAVVGLRHIRLG, from the coding sequence ATGCTGCTGTGGCTGAACGGCCCCTTCGGCGGGGGCAAGACGCAGACCGCCCACGAGCTCCACCGGCGCCTGCCCGGCAGCGTCGTGTGCGACCCGGAGGAGGTCGGCTTCGGTCTGCACCGCATGACCCCGCCCCCGCTGCGTGCCGACTTCCAGGACCTGCGGTCCTGGCGGCAGGGCGTCCACGAGGTGCTCGACCTCGTCCTGCGCCGACACGGCACCGGGCCGGTCATCGCCCCGATGACCCTCGTCGACCCCGGCTACTTCGCCGAGATCGTCGGCCGCCTGCGCGACGACGGCCACGAGGTGCACCACTTCGCGCTGCTCGCGGGCCGCGACACCGTCCTGCGGCGGCTGGCCGAGCGCGGACTGGGGCGCGGCCTGAAGAGGGAGAGCTTCGCCGTCGCCCGGCTGGACCACTGTCTGGAACGGCTCTCCCGTCCCGAGTTCGCCCACCACCTCCACACCGACCGGATGACCGTCCCGCAGGTGGCCGACGCCGTGGCCGCCCACGCCGGGCTGCGCCCGCTGCCCGACACGTACGGCCCGCTCCGGCACCGCCTCCACCGCGCCGTGGTCGGGCTGCGCCACATCCGCCTCGGCTGA
- a CDS encoding DUF5937 family protein, with translation MTIDITGLPPERIDFAVSPLAELGVALHALDEPAHHPGLHGWATATAAGLKPDLADRLHEANFLWTATMSDVFHPYAGLPGGGRPGTTLAEELDLLDRLDEERFVRAALEFNCSSSMEEEPVRPARVLELAANRGPRQLEFARRLLDDPSGVRAWLRRLFEECEEAFFADTWRRVGPGLVADAREKGELLRHRGVTEAVRAVSPAVAVEEDGPRRLIQVDKMTHARTTATDPAVGAGMTFLPTSFGWPHLVVLHAPRWRPVVQYPVGAPSVAGPASVQLLQRRMEALAHPLRMRLCRQLARGAYTTSELADTYGITPPEVSRHLSVLKKAELVTVRRRGRYVLHQLDVAAVARIGGDFLETVLR, from the coding sequence GTGACGATAGACATCACCGGCCTGCCGCCCGAGCGGATCGACTTCGCGGTCTCGCCCCTCGCCGAGCTCGGCGTGGCCCTGCACGCGCTGGACGAGCCGGCGCACCATCCGGGGCTGCACGGATGGGCGACGGCGACGGCGGCGGGACTCAAGCCGGACCTGGCCGACCGGCTCCACGAGGCGAACTTCCTGTGGACGGCGACGATGTCGGACGTCTTCCACCCGTACGCGGGGCTGCCGGGCGGGGGGCGGCCGGGGACGACGCTCGCGGAGGAGCTGGATCTGCTGGACCGGTTGGACGAGGAGCGGTTCGTCCGGGCGGCGCTGGAGTTCAACTGCTCCTCCTCCATGGAGGAGGAGCCGGTGCGGCCGGCCCGTGTGCTGGAACTGGCCGCGAACCGGGGGCCCCGGCAGCTGGAGTTCGCCCGCCGGCTGCTCGACGACCCGAGTGGGGTCAGGGCGTGGCTGCGGCGCCTGTTCGAGGAATGCGAAGAGGCGTTCTTCGCCGACACGTGGCGGCGCGTCGGGCCCGGCCTGGTCGCCGACGCACGCGAGAAGGGCGAGCTGCTGCGCCACAGGGGGGTGACCGAGGCCGTACGGGCGGTGTCGCCCGCCGTCGCGGTCGAGGAGGACGGGCCGCGGCGGCTCATCCAGGTGGACAAGATGACCCACGCCCGGACGACGGCGACGGACCCGGCGGTGGGAGCCGGCATGACGTTCCTGCCGACCAGCTTCGGCTGGCCGCACCTGGTGGTGCTGCACGCGCCGCGCTGGCGCCCGGTGGTGCAGTACCCGGTCGGTGCGCCGTCCGTGGCGGGCCCCGCCTCGGTGCAGCTGCTGCAGCGACGCATGGAGGCCCTGGCCCACCCGCTGCGGATGCGGCTGTGCCGGCAGCTCGCGCGCGGTGCGTACACCACGAGCGAGCTGGCCGACACGTACGGGATCACGCCGCCGGAGGTGTCGCGCCACCTGTCGGTGCTGAAGAAGGCCGAGCTGGTGACGGTCCGCCGCCGCGGCCGCTACGTCCTGCACCAGCTCGACGTGGCGGCGGTGGCGCGGATCGGCGGCGACTTCCTGGAGACGGTGCTGCGCTAG
- a CDS encoding threonine aldolase family protein encodes MTDGTEADDGKEADSGGVVEDEGAERRRRNAAWRAAGRSLHRTSAETTPAQWLTRLAAEGPSVYDLDEAVDLYGNGIVGHLERRVAELLGFPEAVFFPTGTMAQQVALRCWAGRTGSQVVALHPLAHPEVHEQGALGALSGLRTVHPTRAGRLPTAEEVRAVGEPFGTLMLELPLRDAGFVLPAWEELEEVVEAARERDAVVHFDGARLWETTAHFGRDLPEIAGLADSVYVSFYKSLNGMSGAALVGPESFADEARVWRHRYGGGVFQQHPAALAALLGLEQELPRLPSYVAQARVVADALRAGFEAAGVPWFRVHPEVPHTHEFQVWLPYPPEALTEAAVRQAEEAGTALFQSWYAGSAGGPPGVAVTEVGVTAPGLEWTADDVREAVAEFMESVRQVLREEVRETR; translated from the coding sequence GTGACCGACGGCACCGAGGCGGACGACGGCAAGGAGGCGGACTCAGGCGGGGTGGTCGAGGACGAGGGGGCGGAACGGCGGCGGCGGAACGCCGCGTGGCGGGCGGCCGGGAGGTCGCTGCACCGGACGTCGGCGGAGACGACACCGGCGCAGTGGCTCACGAGGCTCGCGGCCGAGGGGCCGTCGGTGTACGACCTGGACGAGGCCGTCGACCTCTACGGCAACGGCATCGTCGGGCATCTGGAGCGGCGGGTGGCGGAGCTGCTCGGCTTCCCGGAGGCGGTGTTCTTCCCGACGGGGACGATGGCGCAGCAGGTGGCCCTGCGGTGCTGGGCGGGGCGCACCGGCAGCCAGGTCGTCGCGCTGCATCCGCTGGCCCATCCGGAGGTGCACGAGCAGGGCGCGCTGGGGGCGCTGAGCGGGCTGCGGACGGTCCACCCGACACGGGCGGGCCGGCTGCCGACGGCCGAGGAGGTACGGGCGGTGGGGGAGCCGTTCGGGACGCTGATGCTGGAGTTGCCGCTGCGCGACGCGGGGTTCGTGCTGCCCGCCTGGGAGGAGCTGGAGGAGGTGGTGGAGGCGGCCCGTGAGAGGGACGCGGTGGTGCACTTCGACGGGGCCCGCCTGTGGGAGACGACGGCCCACTTCGGACGGGACCTGCCGGAGATCGCCGGCCTGGCGGACAGCGTGTACGTGTCGTTCTACAAGTCGCTGAACGGCATGTCGGGGGCGGCGCTGGTGGGGCCGGAGTCGTTCGCGGACGAGGCACGGGTGTGGCGCCACCGATACGGGGGCGGCGTCTTCCAGCAGCATCCGGCGGCGCTCGCGGCGCTGCTGGGCCTGGAGCAGGAACTGCCGAGGCTGCCGTCCTACGTGGCGCAGGCGCGGGTCGTGGCGGATGCGCTCCGTGCCGGGTTCGAGGCGGCGGGCGTGCCGTGGTTCCGGGTGCACCCCGAGGTGCCGCACACCCACGAGTTCCAGGTGTGGCTGCCGTACCCGCCCGAGGCGCTGACGGAGGCTGCGGTCCGGCAGGCGGAGGAGGCGGGGACGGCTCTCTTCCAGAGCTGGTACGCGGGGAGCGCGGGTGGCCCGCCCGGCGTCGCGGTGACCGAGGTGGGGGTCACGGCGCCGGGGCTCGAGTGGACGGCGGACGACGTGAGGGAGGCGGTGGCGGAGTTCATGGAGTCGGTGCGGCAGGTGTTGCGGGAGGAGGTGAGGGAGACGCGGTAG
- a CDS encoding Rossmann-like and DUF2520 domain-containing protein produces the protein MNPPAEPRPARLSVGVVGAGRVGPALAASLQLAGHRPVAVSGVSDASLRRAADLLPGVPVVPPAQVMERAELVLLTVPDDALPGLVQGLAETGAVRPGQLLVHTSGRYGVAVLDPARRAGALPLALHPAMTFTGTSVDVQRLAGCSFGVTAPEELRLAAEALVIEMGGEPEWIAEEARPLYHAALALGANHLVTLVAQSMELLRRSGVGSPDRMLGPLLGAALDNALRSGDAALTGPVARGDAGTVAAHVAELRKHAPATVAGYLAMARSTADRALAHGLLKPELAEDLLGVLAAGPAGEERTDDTEGPEGDTSR, from the coding sequence GTGAACCCACCAGCAGAACCCCGCCCCGCCCGGCTCTCCGTCGGCGTCGTCGGCGCCGGCCGGGTCGGACCCGCCCTCGCCGCGTCCCTGCAGCTCGCCGGGCACCGCCCGGTCGCCGTGTCCGGTGTGTCCGACGCGTCCCTGCGGCGCGCCGCCGACCTGCTCCCCGGCGTCCCCGTCGTCCCGCCCGCGCAGGTCATGGAGCGCGCCGAGCTGGTGCTGCTGACCGTCCCGGACGATGCCCTGCCCGGCCTGGTCCAGGGTCTCGCCGAGACCGGGGCCGTCCGCCCCGGGCAGCTCCTCGTCCACACCTCCGGCCGGTACGGCGTCGCCGTCCTGGACCCCGCCCGCCGCGCCGGGGCGCTGCCGCTCGCCCTGCACCCCGCCATGACCTTCACCGGTACGAGCGTCGACGTGCAGCGCCTCGCCGGGTGCTCCTTCGGGGTGACCGCGCCGGAGGAGCTGCGCCTGGCCGCCGAGGCGCTCGTCATCGAGATGGGCGGCGAGCCCGAGTGGATCGCCGAGGAGGCCCGCCCGCTCTACCACGCGGCCCTCGCCCTGGGCGCCAACCACCTCGTCACCCTGGTGGCCCAGTCGATGGAGCTGCTGCGCCGGTCCGGCGTCGGCTCGCCCGACCGGATGCTCGGCCCGCTGCTCGGCGCCGCGCTGGACAACGCGCTCCGCTCCGGTGACGCCGCCCTGACCGGCCCCGTCGCCCGCGGGGACGCCGGGACGGTCGCGGCGCACGTGGCGGAGCTGCGCAAACACGCCCCGGCGACGGTCGCCGGCTATCTGGCGATGGCCCGCTCGACCGCGGACCGGGCCCTCGCACACGGGCTGCTCAAGCCAGAACTCGCGGAGGACCTGCTCGGAGTCCTCGCCGCGGGACCCGCGGGAGAAGAACGCACCGACGACACCGAAGGCCCGGAAGGGGACACCAGCCGATGA
- the panC gene encoding pantoate--beta-alanine ligase, which produces MSPTPHSPGTSGGTSGAHPGVTLVHTREDLDRLVDQARGAAPGSQVAVVMTMGALHDGHATLVRAARGRVGRDGFVVVTVFVNPLQFGAGEDLDRYPRTLEADVRVAGAAGADAVFAPSVEEMYPGGEPQVRLSAGPMGERLEGASRPGHFDGMLTVVAKLLHLTRPDVAFFGQKDAQQLALIRRMVRDLAFRAEIVGVPTVREPDGLALSSRNRYLSPRERRTALALSAALFAARDRLAAQQALRARAETLPTSPSRAEALSRLGESRAAADAHAVAQVAQHGQGGGADGVRAAARAVLDEAAEAKPPLHLDYLALVDPADFTEVPDDHTGEAVLLVAARVGTTRLIDNLPLTFGAPA; this is translated from the coding sequence ATGAGCCCGACGCCGCACTCGCCAGGGACGTCCGGCGGCACCTCGGGCGCCCACCCCGGCGTCACGCTCGTCCACACCCGTGAGGACCTCGACCGGCTCGTCGACCAGGCCCGCGGGGCGGCCCCCGGCTCGCAGGTGGCCGTGGTCATGACCATGGGCGCCCTGCACGACGGGCACGCCACACTCGTGCGGGCCGCGCGCGGGCGGGTCGGACGGGACGGGTTCGTCGTCGTGACCGTCTTCGTCAACCCGCTGCAGTTCGGCGCGGGCGAGGACCTCGACCGCTACCCCCGCACCCTCGAGGCCGACGTGCGGGTCGCGGGCGCGGCCGGAGCGGACGCCGTGTTCGCGCCGTCCGTGGAGGAGATGTACCCGGGTGGCGAGCCGCAGGTCCGCCTCTCCGCCGGCCCGATGGGGGAGCGGCTCGAAGGCGCCTCCCGCCCCGGCCACTTCGACGGCATGCTCACCGTCGTGGCCAAGCTGCTCCACCTGACCCGACCCGACGTGGCGTTCTTCGGGCAGAAGGACGCCCAGCAGCTGGCCCTCATCCGGCGCATGGTGCGCGACCTGGCGTTCCGCGCCGAGATCGTCGGCGTGCCCACGGTCCGGGAGCCCGACGGCCTGGCCCTCTCCAGCCGCAACCGCTATCTGTCGCCCCGCGAGCGCCGCACGGCGCTGGCCCTGTCGGCCGCGCTGTTCGCCGCGCGCGACCGGCTCGCCGCCCAGCAGGCGCTTCGCGCACGCGCCGAGACCCTGCCGACGTCGCCGAGCCGCGCCGAGGCCCTGTCCCGGCTCGGCGAGTCCCGCGCGGCGGCGGACGCCCACGCCGTCGCCCAGGTGGCCCAGCACGGCCAGGGCGGCGGTGCCGACGGCGTCCGCGCGGCGGCCCGCGCCGTCCTCGACGAGGCCGCCGAGGCGAAACCGCCCCTCCACCTCGACTACCTCGCCCTGGTGGACCCGGCCGACTTCACCGAGGTGCCCGACGACCACACGGGCGAAGCGGTCCTGCTCGTCGCGGCCCGCGTCGGCACCACGCGGCTGATCGACAACCTGCCCCTCACCTTCGGAGCCCCCGCATGA